GAACTGTCCAGGGTGGTAGGGGAAGAAGCAGCCGGACAACAGTTAATTGCCGGTATGGACAGTGAATTGGCCGCTGTCCGTCAGCAGGTTGACCGGGTTGCACCGGATAAGCGCCTGATCGTCCTTCAGTTCTCGCTGCTTGGCGCCACCGGCGGAACCGGCAGCTTGTTTGATGATATCTGTAAATACGCCGGGGTTAGAAATGGCGGGGCGATTGCGGGGCTCGGCAAATTTGATCTGATGTCCAAGGAACAAATGATCAAGGTGAATCCAGATGTGTTGATCATGCCAATGTGGGATTCTACGGGCCGGAACAATATCGGGCAATACCGGGAAAAAGTCCGGAGCGATCCGGGGCTGCAGTCGGTAAAAGCCGTAAAGAACGACAGGCTGATTCCGGTGCCTGACCGGTTTCAAAGCAGCGCCTCTCATTATATTGTCGATGGCGTTCGCGAAGTAGCCAGAGCGGCGTATCCGGAGCTGGACTGGCAATGACGGACAGGAATCGCTGCAGGGATGAGCGCGGCTGAGTTGACTGTAGGGAAAATGGCGACGGGATAGGAGCGGCGGATGAAACTTTATACGTTATCAACCGGGGATGTGGCTTACCGGTTTTATAAAAGCATTCTAATATTGTTTAACAGGCCCCGCAAGGTTCTCAGCACATCAGTGCTGAATGGCGGTTACCGGACAGATCTGGCGGCGGTATTTAACCATGACTGTAATCCCGGCGCCGGTATGGCCTGTACAATGAAAGCTCCGGACTATGAAGGACACCTGAGGATTGTGTCCGCCGAGCTTGGCGTTGACCCGGCTAAGGCAACCGGGATGGCGACAGCGGCGTCAATGGATAATGTTGCGATTGCTGAAGAACGGTTCGGACAGCTAACCGTTACCGCCCTGGTGACCGGCGGGGTGGAGGTCAACGGCGGGCGGGCCGGCGATCCGGCCGAATACTACCAGCCCATAGAGAAGGCTGTTCTTGATCAGCCTGGTACAATTAACATTTTGCTCTACATTGACGCAGATTTAACACCCGGCGCGCTTACCCAGGCACTGGTCGACTGTACCGAAGCCAAGG
This genomic interval from Dendrosporobacter quercicolus contains the following:
- a CDS encoding ABC transporter substrate-binding protein is translated as MKRLGYAALVFLLIAALSGCGGFQGGPADMPQSAHEVQDGQGKTLKLPHKPQRIASLSIGTDEVLVHLVAPERIAALTYLADDPGISNITAQAQSIATKVRANPEQLIALQPDLLLVPDWQPQELIDTLRQAGLPVYVYHAPNTIEQIKQMIGELSRVVGEEAAGQQLIAGMDSELAAVRQQVDRVAPDKRLIVLQFSLLGATGGTGSLFDDICKYAGVRNGGAIAGLGKFDLMSKEQMIKVNPDVLIMPMWDSTGRNNIGQYREKVRSDPGLQSVKAVKNDRLIPVPDRFQSSASHYIVDGVREVARAAYPELDWQ